The Candidatus Hydrogenedentota bacterium DNA segment CTTGCCGAACGCGTCAAGCCGACGGTCGCCCTGTGCATGGGCGAGTTCGGGCTACTCTCGCGCGTGCTCGCGCCGAAGTTCGGCGGGCTCTTCACCTTCGCGGCGCTTGAGCGCGGCGCGGAGTCG contains these protein-coding regions:
- a CDS encoding type I 3-dehydroquinate dehydratase; the encoded protein is LAERVKPTVALCMGEFGLLSRVLAPKFGGLFTFAALERGAESAIRLVSLMPLAGRLPHCPEDPSRPRSLGQARIFTVLK